One region of Rana temporaria chromosome 11, aRanTem1.1, whole genome shotgun sequence genomic DNA includes:
- the LOC120916939 gene encoding glutenin, high molecular weight subunit DX5-like isoform X2 — protein sequence MAREHLILFTQNKCTSSFATQLFYKYTTTCLMENPFSVFQPVSKKSGPFPNGTSAKKTSGLKTSSSPAERKTSSPHKPRKDSQENSVPNRPVPSPGRSEKPYQATSQRPSQGQSATSQKPSQGQPATSQGQKPSQGQPVTSQSQKPSQGQPATSQKPSQGQPATSQKPSQGQPATSQKPSQGQSATSQKPSQGQPATGQGQKPSQGQPATPRVKKTV from the exons ATGGCAAGAGAACATTTGATTTTATTCACACAGAACAAATGTACCAGCAGCTTCGCTACGCAACTTTTCTATAAATACACCACTACGTGTCTTATGGAAAATCCTTTCTCTGTTTTTCAGCCCGTCAGTAAGAAATCCGGTCCTTTCCCCAACGGAACGTCTGCAAAGAAAACCTCCGGTCTGAAGACTTCCAGCTCC CCTGCCGAAAGAAAAACATCTTCACCGCACAAGCCTCGCAAGGACAGTCAAGAGAATTCCGTGCCGAACAGACCGGTCCCTTCTCCCGGCCGGAGCGAGAAACCCTACCAGGCCACCAGCCAGAGACCCTCCCAAGGACAATCGGCCACCAGCCAGAAACCCTCCCAAGGACAACCGGCCACCAGCCAGGGCCAGAAACCCTCCCAAGGACAACCGGTCACCAGCCAGAGCCAGAAACCCTCCCAAGGACAACCGGCCACCAGCCAGAAACCCTCCCAAGGACAACCGGCCACCAGCCAGAAACCCTCCCAAGGACAACCGGCCACCAGCCAGAAACCCTCCCAAGGACAATCGGCCACCAGCCAGAAACCCTCCCAAGGACAACCGGCCACCGGCCAGGGCCAGAAACCCTCCCAG GGACAACCGGCCACACCACGGGTCAAGAAAACAGTTTAG
- the LOC120916939 gene encoding glutenin, high molecular weight subunit PW212-like isoform X1 yields MAREHLILFTQNKCTSSFATQLFYKYTTTCLMENPFSVFQPVSKKSGPFPNGTSAKKTSGLKTSSSPAERKTSSPHKPRKDSQENSVPNRPVPSPGRSEKPYQATSQRPSQGQSATSQKPSQGQPATSQGQKPSQGQPVTSQSQKPSQGQPATSQKPSQGQPATSQKPSQGQPATSQKPSQGQSATSQKPSQGQPATGQGQKPSQGQPATSQKPSQGQPATPRVKKTV; encoded by the exons ATGGCAAGAGAACATTTGATTTTATTCACACAGAACAAATGTACCAGCAGCTTCGCTACGCAACTTTTCTATAAATACACCACTACGTGTCTTATGGAAAATCCTTTCTCTGTTTTTCAGCCCGTCAGTAAGAAATCCGGTCCTTTCCCCAACGGAACGTCTGCAAAGAAAACCTCCGGTCTGAAGACTTCCAGCTCC CCTGCCGAAAGAAAAACATCTTCACCGCACAAGCCTCGCAAGGACAGTCAAGAGAATTCCGTGCCGAACAGACCGGTCCCTTCTCCCGGCCGGAGCGAGAAACCCTACCAGGCCACCAGCCAGAGACCCTCCCAAGGACAATCGGCCACCAGCCAGAAACCCTCCCAAGGACAACCGGCCACCAGCCAGGGCCAGAAACCCTCCCAAGGACAACCGGTCACCAGCCAGAGCCAGAAACCCTCCCAAGGACAACCGGCCACCAGCCAGAAACCCTCCCAAGGACAACCGGCCACCAGCCAGAAACCCTCCCAAGGACAACCGGCCACCAGCCAGAAACCCTCCCAAGGACAATCGGCCACCAGCCAGAAACCCTCCCAAGGACAACCGGCCACCGGCCAGGGCCAGAAACCCTCCCAGGGACAACCGGCCACTAGCCAGAAACCCTCCCAGGGACAACCGGCCACACCACGGGTCAAGAAAACAGTTTAG